A segment of the Prochlorococcus marinus CUG1416 genome:
TTACTCAACATGGATGGGGACTAAATAAACATTTCTGGGACGATTATAAAGTTGATTTTTTAAATAATAATTGGCATTGGCAAGATAATGAAAGAGGCTATTTTTCGAAAAATAATTATCAAGCAAAATGGATTAAAAGCGACTCTAAAAAAGAAATCAGAATGACTTTATGCCATTCATATGGTTTTCATTTAATGCAAAAAACAATTTTAAAAGAAGCGTCTCATATTGTTCTTATCAATTCTTTTAATAATTTTCTTCCTGAAAGTAATAAGAGAAACTTGATTTTGAGGTCTCTAAAAAGAATGGAAACAAAAATTAAAAAAGATGAACCTAAGGATATGTTGAAAGAATTTATACATAGATCATTTATGCCAAATGATATTAATAATAATTTTAAAAATATCTTTTATAAAAGTTTAGAGAGTTTAAATAAAACTCTTCTTTTAAGTGATTTAAAACAACTTTACATTAATAGAGATTTTCCAGTATTTTTAAAAAAAGATTGCAAAATTATTTTTATAAAATCAGAAAATGATTTGATTCTTGACAATGAATCAAATAACAACTTTTTAGATTCCTTAAATAAAAAACTTGATAGGAAGCCAAATTTAATTAAATTAGCTCAGCAAGGTCATTGCTTGAATAATTTAAATTTATACGAGATCTTATTTAATAGATTTAATGATTGAAATGGATAATAAACAATGGAATGAGAAAATAAAAAATAATTTCAATGATGCTGCATATCGGTATTTAGAGTATTCAAATATTCAAAAGTTTTTTGCAGAAAAGATTGTTAAATTTATCAAAGAATTAAATCCTCAAAAAAAAGGTGAATGGATAGATCTAGGATCAGGACCAGGACTATTAGCTGATGAAATAGAAAAAAAATTATCTCCCCAAAAAGTATCCAGAATTGATTTCAGCAAAAAAATGCTTCTTGAGAATAAATTATCTAGTAAAAAAATTTTATGGAATTTGAATAATTATTTACCTCCTGAAGTCAATAATTGTTCTCTATTAACATCTAACTTTTGCATACATTGGTTAAACAACCCAGAAAAGATAATAAAAAATTGGTTTAGTAAATTAATACCTGGAGGTTATTTAATCATTTCATATCCAACAAAAGATTGTTTTCCTGAATGGAAATTTACCTGTAAAAAAGTTGATATTGAATATAGTGGTCTTAATTTCCTTTGCTCTAAAGAATTATTAAAAGATTTCAAATCAACTGAAATACATTATTCAGAAAAGTTTAATTATCTTGAAAATTTTAAAGATGTATATAAGCTTTTTAGAAGCATTAAAAATGTAGGGGCACAATCAACAAATTGTAAACGCAAAACAGTGAAAGAGTTAAAAGAAATTCAAAAGTTTTGGCCAAAGAATTACAATAATACAGTGAACCTTTCATGGCAAATTGAAATTCAAATCATAAAGAAATTATGAGGAGTCAGGATAGTATTGTCAAATTTATAATTTGTGGAACAGATACTGATATTGGAAAAACTTTAATAAGCTCTTTTTTCGTTAAAGGATTAAATTCCTTTTATTGGAAGCCTATTCAAAGTGGTATTGAATCGCAAACCGATAGTCAAACTGTTAAAAAACTTGCACAAGTAAGTAAAGAGAAAATCATTAAAGAAGCTTATGTCTTTACAAAACCTCTATCTCCTCATTGGGCTGCTGAAATAGATCAAAAAACTATTAACTTTGACAAGTTGAAATTGCCAAAAGTGCAAGGCTCATTAATTGTAGAAACTGCAGGTGGATTAATGGTTCCAATAACACGCGATTTTTTGCAAATAGATCAAATAAAACAATGGAATCTTCCGGTAATACTTGTATGTAAGAGCTCACTTGGCACTCTTAACCATACACTGCTTAGTATTGAGGCATTAAAAAGAAGAAATATTGAGATTGTAGGTTTAGTAGTCAATGGCGAAAAACACCTAGATAATCCAAAAACTCTAGTTGATTTTAGTGGTATTCCCTTAATTGCTGAATTTCCTTACATCAAAAAAATGGACTCAAATAATTTAGATATACTATGGAAAGAACTAGACATCAAAAATAAGTTGATCTCAATTTTAAATTCAAAAATAAGTTAAATGAAATCTTTGGATTCAAAAACTCTAAATCAAGATTGGCATCCAAATATTTGGCCACCTTTTACACAAATCAATAACAGCAAACCGCAAATAGAAGTTACTCATGGTAAAGATGCCCTCCTATTTACTAAAGATCCTAAGAAAGATCTAATAGATGCAATTAGTAGTTGGTGGGTAACTCTTCATGGTCATAGTAACGAATATATTGCGGATGCGATTTTCGATCAATCAAAAAAACTTGAGCAAGTTATATTTGCTGATTTCTTACATCCACAGGCAAAAAAATTAGCGGAAAGACTTAGTGAATTAACAAAACTAGAAAGATTATTCTTTTCTGATAACGGTTCTACTGCAGTGGAAGTCGCTTTAAAAATTGCCTTCCAATCATGGCAAAATAGAGGAGAGACAAGAACTCAAATAGTAGCTTTTGATGGCGCCTATCATGGTGATACATTTGGAGCAATGGCTTTAGGTGAAAGAAATATTTTTAATGAGAATTTCGATAATCTTATGTTCCCAGTTAGAAGAGTCCCATGGCCTTCAACTTGGATGAACGATGAAGAAGTAGAAAATAAAGAAAATGAGGCGATCCAAAAATTAGAAACTCTACTTAAAACTCCCACAGTTGCAGTAATCCTTGAACCACTTGTTCAAGGAGCAGGTGGGATGAATATGGTTAGGCCTCAGTTTATAAAAAAAGTTTCAGAAATTATAAAAAATAATAATTCTTTGTTAATTGCCGATGAAGTATTGACTGGGTTTGGAAGATGTGGAAGCCTTTTTGCGTTTCAAAAGGCAAAAATCATTCCTGATTTAATAAGTATTTCAAAAGGTTTAACTGGTGGATTTTTACCGATGGGAATAACTTTATGTAAAGAAAAAATTTTTCAATCCTTTATTGATGATTCCCCAAGAAAAACTTTTTGGCATGGACATAGTTTTACTGCTAATCCTTTAGGTTGTGCTGCAGCAAACGCTAGCCTTGATCTATTAGAAAAAGAACCACAAAAATACCTTTCATTTGAAGAAAAACATTTATCTCATTTAATTAAATTTAAGAACTTACCTTATATAAAAAAGGTAAGGGTATCAGGCACAATTGCTGCCTTCGATTTAGATATTGGTAACAAAAAAGGTTATTTCAATAATATTGGGAAAGAAATAAAGAGTCTTGCAATGGAGCAAGGTTTATTTATTAGGCCCCTCGGGAATGTTATTTACCTCTTGCCGCCTCTGTGTATAACCAATGATCAATTAGAAAAAAGTTACTGGATAATAAAGCAAATCTTAGACAATCTTTAGATAGAAATTTAAGGTCCCTGCAGTATTGCATTTTCCACATCTTCTCTATTAATGCAATAGGAAAATAGTCTTTTAGTTTCTTGTCCTTCACTTTCCCAGATAACACTTAAATCTTCTTGTTCAAAAATAATAGTTGCATTCCAATTAGAAAGTAACAGGTACCATTTAGATGGATTATTAACATCTTTCACAGCCCCTAAATCAGTTAGCCACAATTCCAATGATAGAAGTGAATGTTGGTTAATAGGTTTTTTAGGGAGATTCACAGACTTTTTTTCAAGTATCATTTTATTAGCCAGCTTGGGATTGTTTCTAATTCTTTGCCTGTAAAAGATGCAATAAAAATTGAAAAAATCAAACTAATAGAAATGATAATAAATAAAAGAAATAACGAAAACAATTCCCCATTTGAAAAAGGTCTTCTATTCCCTACTAAATTTTGATTATTTGAATCGATTATTAAATTATTTAAAACTTTATTATTATTTATAATTCTAGATTTTTCCTTTAGTTTATCATCATATATTTTTCTCAAATTACTATTATTCAAATTTTCATAAGCTTCCAAAACTTCTTGAAATTTACTTTTGGCATCGTCTATTTCTAAAGAAGTTGTATCAGGATGTAATTCAATAGAAAGTTTACAAAATGCCTTTCTCAATTCATGATTTGAAGCATTTTCATTTACACCTAATATTTTGTAATAGGAAATTTCTCCTTTCAAAATAATCTTTTATTGATAATGTAATTCTAATAAATTTTTACTTAATAGAATATATTTAATTAATAGTAAAATCGTAAATCTATAATGAAATGAGAAAAACAAAAATCCCTGAAGAAATATCTTCCTTAATAACTGAAGAAGAAATAATTATCTTTCAAGAATTACAAATAAAAATTGACGAATTAAATAATAAAACCAATTTAACAAGATTAATTGATGGGGATGATTATTGGATATCTCAAGTTTTTGACAGCATTTGGCCGTTTAAAATAATTAACGATATTAACTTTGATAATAAAAAATTTTTAGATATTGGTTCTGGCTGTGGCTTCCCTGGTTTAGCTTATGCCATAACTCATCCAAGATCAGAAATATTCCTGATTGATTCTTCAAAAAAGAAAACGGATGCACTAAAAATCTTAATAAAATCAATTAATTTGAGAAACAATATTCATGTAATCAATGACCGTATTGAAAACTTAGCCCATCAATCTTTGATGAGAAATAGTTTCAATATAGCTACCACTAGAGCGGTTAGTAATCCATCAACAGTTTCAGAATACATACTACCAATGTTAAAAAAAGAAGGGTTAGGAATTTTATATTGTGGCAAATGGAATGAAGAAGAAAGTAAAAATCTGGATAAAACTTTAGAAATATTAGAAGGTAAAGTTAAAGAAAAAAAGATGATTTTGTTACCAAGAAGTAAAGGCACCCGAAATGTTATTCTTATTCAGCCAAAAAACTTTTGCCCTGAAATTTATCCAAGAAAAGTTGGCAAACCAGAGAAGAATCCATTATGAGGTTATTTTTTTGACAATCTTTCAGTGACATTATCTCCAAACTTTTCTTTTAAAGTTCTTAATTTTTTTATAACTTTTTTTGGATTTATATGGCCTTCTAAAACTTTCAATAATTGTCCTTCAGAAACATCCACGTCTATTAAATTAGCATTACATCCTGGGAACCAGTGACTTCCATTACCAAGCAATTGATATCTAGCTCTTGCGAATCCTTCCATATCTAACCAATCTATTAAATTTGAAAGCCAAAGCAGAACGCGAATATTAATATTTCCTGGTACTTGTTCCCAACTAGGTAAATTTATATTCCAATTTTGATACCACTCTAAACCTAAAGTATTAATTGATTCCTGCATTAATCTGTTTATTATATTTGGAATATAATACTCAGATTCTGATAACAAAGAGACCGCCTCTAAATGAAGATCAAAATCTGCCTCTTTTGCAATGCCCACACTAAGAGTATGGACGTTTTTATTCCTTAAGCAAAAAAGATCATTAAAAACAATAGGATGAAGTGGACTACAAAGTTCCAACATTTTTGTTGAGGGAGTATGAAGATGTCCCCCTTTATCAGTAGGACTAATTATGAAAACCCCAAGATCATACTTATTTGCTAAATCGATAACTGTTGTATTTTCTTGATTGATGAAATACCAGTGCAAATTCACATAATCAAATAAGTTTGTTGATATGGCCTTCTCTATGAGTGAAGATTTTCCATGGGTCGAAAATCCAATAGATCCAATTAAATTTTCTTTTTGCAAATTCCTCAAAATGTCAATACAACCTCCATATCTAATAGCTTGATGTAAATGTTCAGCGGTATTAATGCCATGTATTGCTAATAAATCAATTTTTTTAACTTTCAATTTTTCAATACTTGTCAAAACATCTCTCTCAAAGATTTCCGGATTACTATTTGGAGGAATCTTTGTTTGAATAATGTTTGGGATTTTCTTCATATTCTTAAAACCCATCCCTAATTGCACCTCAGAAGTACCATAGTACTTAGCAGTTTCTATATGACTGAAGCCATATTTGTTTGCCTGATTTAATATAATTTCTACTTTATTTTGTTCTTCATATGAAATCTCAGAAGAGTCTAATTGATCCCAACTTTTTTGAAATCTCATACCACCCAGAGATAAAACAGGAATCTTCAGATTGGTTCGACCAAATCTACGATATTTCATCTTTTTGATATTAATGCTTATTCATTCTTGGTGGTTTTCCAAATGATTGAAACATATCCCTATCGAGACTATTCTCTAAATCATCTAATTCTTCAAACTTCACCCAATTAATGCAGTCAACAGGGCATGTGTCTATTGCTTCTTGTATAACATCAACACTATCTCCATCTTGTCTAATAGCTCGACTTCTTCCATGAAATTCATCAACCATGAAAGTGTTTGAAGCAACGTGTACGCAGTATTTACAACCAATACATTTAGCCTCATCAACCCATACAGCTTTTTCGGCTAACTGACCACCTAAAACAGGCTCCCAGCCTGTAATCTCGACATTTTCCTCAAAATTATCAAATGGATCAGGAAAATCCATAATCTGACATTAGTTATCCCACTTGGTTAAAACCAATTCAATAGAACCATCATTTTTGTTTTTTTGTTCCACAATTTGATAACCGTCCTCTTGTGTTTTGGAAATAATTGTTTGGTAAGCATACATTTGAGTAACTTTAGAAATAAATCTTTCTACTGGCAGCTCAAATTTCCATAGATCAAGATCAGTAACTAATTCATATGCATTTGAATTATTGTCCCATTTAAATCCAACTTTAGTATCCCCAGCTAAATTCAGACTTATATCAACAGCTGTAAATTTACCCCTATAGCCTTTAACAAACTTTTGTTCTTGATTAATATTATAACCAAGATTATTTAAGGCCTTAATTAATGGCTCCGCTTCTTTGAGCTGCGTTTTAATCGTACTAAAATGTGACATTAGATTCGGTATTAAGTTGGTTTAAGTTTTCATTTTGATCAGAGATGAAAGCATCAGATGTTTTATTCTTGACTGTTACTTTACCTAGAGCATCTTCAAGATTTTTTGTAGCTTCATTACATGAATTACCAGTGAATCCTTCGACAGTCTCTTCAACTCTTCCGTCTTGATGAATTTTGAATCTCAATGTTTTTTGAGGCATTAAATTCAAGTACTTTGTACTTATAATTTACATAGAATAACGAAATTTTTTTGTTTCTGTTGGTACAAATTAATTAATTTTTAATTTTTATATTTAATATCTAATAAATAATTTTTCTTAGGTTGCGTATTAGTTAAAAAAATAAAGAAATTTAATTATAAAAACCTTGCATGCCCATAGAATCCAAGGCAGTTTTTGCTTCTTCCATGACTGAGGGCTCTTTATCAAAAAGGGCTATCTTGGTACATTCATCAATAAAAATCTCTTGAAATGAATTGTTTAATTTTTCGTACAACCTAGACAATGACCAAATACAATTACTTCTAACTCCTGACTCATTATCAATTTTTAAACTTATTAAAAGTTGTTCTGCTGCTAATTGAGCATTTTCAAAAGAAACATTCCCAATTTCGGCTAAAGAACTGGATGACCATAACCTTACTGCAGCCACATCATTCTTTAAAGCATTTATTAATGGCTCTAAAACAATTTGATTATCATAATTAGCTAAACTCCATGCAGTAGCTCTTCTGACATAAGCATTATCATCAGTTTCCAAAAGACTGACAAGTTTCTGGACTGCGCTAGGGCATGGATTACGACCTAAAGCATATACAGCACTCATTCTTTCAACAGGACAGGGTTGGTCAAGTAATGGTAACAAGAAGGGGAAAGATCTTTGATCTCTATACTCACAAAATACTCTTAGGCCTTGAATTCTTTCTTCTCTGTTGCCTTTAAGCATTTTTAAAGCTTCATTGCATTCTTGAGTTATATTTAAACCTTTTGAAAAGGCATCCTTATCAATTTGTTCTAAAGGATCCATTTCAAGCTCTAAAGCCAATTCCCTAGCTAAAACATCTGGATCAACAGCAATTTCAGCTAAGCTTTCTTTATTAGGATCCTTATTTTTTGTCATTTCAAAAACTAAAAATATTAATTCAAAGGAGCAGGTGACATCATATCTCCTGGCAACCAAATTCTTGCACTAACGGCAAAGAAGGCAATCCCAAAAAGTACGACAATAGCGAAAGGTAAAATTTTTGTCTTAATAAAACCCAAAGATTTAATATGAGTTAAGTCAATAATAACCTTTTTAAGAGACTTTTAAAAAGTAATTTTAGATGACCTTATTTATTTCTTGCATTTTGTCTTAACTGACCACATGCAGCATTTTTATCAAGTCCTCTACTTTTCCGAAAGCTAACAGCAATGCCATGATTAAAAAGTCTAGATTGAAATAATTCAAGATTTTTTAGAGAAGCTCGTTTAAATTCGACCTCATCAATTGAGTTGTACTGTATTAAATTTACATGACATTGAAAGCCTCTTAGCAAATTACTCAATTCACTAGCATTGTCTAAAGTATCATTAACACCACTTAGCATTAAATATTCAAAACTTACCCTCCGACCAGTATCTCTTACAAATTTCCTACAATCTTCAATTATATTTTTGATATCATAATTTTTTGCACTTGGTATTATCATTTCTCTTATTTTTTGATTTGAAGCATGTAGGCTTATTGCTAATGTAAATTGACACTTGCCTAAAAGCTGAAAAGACTTTTCTGATAATTTATTAATCATTTTTGGAACAGCAACTGTACTTACAGTTATCTTTCTCTGACTAATCTGAAAATCCTCATTTATAGATCTAATTGACAAAAGCAATTCATCAATATTCAATAAAGGTTCACCCATGCCCATAAAAACAATATTAGTCACTTTTCTATTCATTTCATTTTCAATAAATAAAATTTGATCTAATATTTCACTAGATTTTAAAGATCGCTTCAAACCCTCTTTCCCAGTTGCACAAAATTTACAGTCCATAGGGCATCCAACTTGAGTTGAAAGACATGCAGTAAGTCTTTTTTCAGTTGGTATGCCAACGCACTCAATACTTTCTTCGTCAACTGTAGAAAGTAACAACTTTAGGGTGCCATCATTAGCCAAGTTCTTTTCTTGAAAACTAAGTTCGCTCACTTTAAAACCATCAACCCGTAACTTTTTTCTAAAGTCCAAAGGTAATACTTCTATTTGCTCAATATTTTTCTTCTTATTTCTATAGTTATAAATCCAATTATAGATTTGGCGACCTCTGAAAGCAGCTTGACCATAATTTAAAGCTAAATTTTCTAATTCCTCAACACTACTTCCAAGAAGATTTTTCAACTTATTGTGTCTTTATTTAAGAACTATTCTCACCATAACAGCAAACCGTGTTTTAGGAAAAATTCTGTAAGAATTAGCGCAACAAATCCAAGCATGGCCATTCTGCCATTAAGTCTTTCATTATAGAAATGGAAACCGTAACGAGGTAATTTTCTTTTTGGGAGAATCTCTGGCTTAATCATCACTTACAAATTAAAGAATTAATTCTAGTCAATAAAAATGAAAATAGATAATATTTATTCATCAGACAAAAGGCCTTCTTCTTGTAATCCTTCCAATGCAGCAGGATCTGGTAATTGATCTTCAGAAAATTGATTTTCAGCACTAGGTCTTGCAAAGGCAGCAAAATTACTGGAAGTGGGGTCGATTCCATGTCGGTTCCTCGTAGTCTCCAAATCTTCATCACTAGGATCATCAAGTATTGCAGTAGAGCTTACGGCAGGTGTTTGTGGCATATCAACTGTATAATCTGGCCTTAAGTTCTGCGCTCTTCTATATCCACCAGATTCTTCCGCAAGGATATCAGGATGGGGGCCCGCCTCTGAAGCCAATTCCTCAACAAATCCACTAAACCCAGTACCTG
Coding sequences within it:
- a CDS encoding J domain-containing protein, whose protein sequence is MKGEISYYKILGVNENASNHELRKAFCKLSIELHPDTTSLEIDDAKSKFQEVLEAYENLNNSNLRKIYDDKLKEKSRIINNNKVLNNLIIDSNNQNLVGNRRPFSNGELFSLFLLFIIISISLIFSIFIASFTGKELETIPSWLIK
- the rlmN gene encoding 23S rRNA (adenine(2503)-C(2))-methyltransferase RlmN; the protein is MKNLLGSSVEELENLALNYGQAAFRGRQIYNWIYNYRNKKKNIEQIEVLPLDFRKKLRVDGFKVSELSFQEKNLANDGTLKLLLSTVDEESIECVGIPTEKRLTACLSTQVGCPMDCKFCATGKEGLKRSLKSSEILDQILFIENEMNRKVTNIVFMGMGEPLLNIDELLLSIRSINEDFQISQRKITVSTVAVPKMINKLSEKSFQLLGKCQFTLAISLHASNQKIREMIIPSAKNYDIKNIIEDCRKFVRDTGRRVSFEYLMLSGVNDTLDNASELSNLLRGFQCHVNLIQYNSIDEVEFKRASLKNLELFQSRLFNHGIAVSFRKSRGLDKNAACGQLRQNARNK
- a CDS encoding aldo/keto reductase, with amino-acid sequence MKYRRFGRTNLKIPVLSLGGMRFQKSWDQLDSSEISYEEQNKVEIILNQANKYGFSHIETAKYYGTSEVQLGMGFKNMKKIPNIIQTKIPPNSNPEIFERDVLTSIEKLKVKKIDLLAIHGINTAEHLHQAIRYGGCIDILRNLQKENLIGSIGFSTHGKSSLIEKAISTNLFDYVNLHWYFINQENTTVIDLANKYDLGVFIISPTDKGGHLHTPSTKMLELCSPLHPIVFNDLFCLRNKNVHTLSVGIAKEADFDLHLEAVSLLSESEYYIPNIINRLMQESINTLGLEWYQNWNINLPSWEQVPGNINIRVLLWLSNLIDWLDMEGFARARYQLLGNGSHWFPGCNANLIDVDVSEGQLLKVLEGHINPKKVIKKLRTLKEKFGDNVTERLSKK
- a CDS encoding DUF1257 domain-containing protein, coding for MSHFSTIKTQLKEAEPLIKALNNLGYNINQEQKFVKGYRGKFTAVDISLNLAGDTKVGFKWDNNSNAYELVTDLDLWKFELPVERFISKVTQMYAYQTIISKTQEDGYQIVEQKNKNDGSIELVLTKWDN
- the rsmG gene encoding 16S rRNA (guanine(527)-N(7))-methyltransferase RsmG, yielding MRKTKIPEEISSLITEEEIIIFQELQIKIDELNNKTNLTRLIDGDDYWISQVFDSIWPFKIINDINFDNKKFLDIGSGCGFPGLAYAITHPRSEIFLIDSSKKKTDALKILIKSINLRNNIHVINDRIENLAHQSLMRNSFNIATTRAVSNPSTVSEYILPMLKKEGLGILYCGKWNEEESKNLDKTLEILEGKVKEKKMILLPRSKGTRNVILIQPKNFCPEIYPRKVGKPEKNPL
- a CDS encoding DUF3143 domain-containing protein; protein product: MILEKKSVNLPKKPINQHSLLSLELWLTDLGAVKDVNNPSKWYLLLSNWNATIIFEQEDLSVIWESEGQETKRLFSYCINREDVENAILQGP
- the bioA gene encoding adenosylmethionine--8-amino-7-oxononanoate transaminase — translated: MKSLDSKTLNQDWHPNIWPPFTQINNSKPQIEVTHGKDALLFTKDPKKDLIDAISSWWVTLHGHSNEYIADAIFDQSKKLEQVIFADFLHPQAKKLAERLSELTKLERLFFSDNGSTAVEVALKIAFQSWQNRGETRTQIVAFDGAYHGDTFGAMALGERNIFNENFDNLMFPVRRVPWPSTWMNDEEVENKENEAIQKLETLLKTPTVAVILEPLVQGAGGMNMVRPQFIKKVSEIIKNNNSLLIADEVLTGFGRCGSLFAFQKAKIIPDLISISKGLTGGFLPMGITLCKEKIFQSFIDDSPRKTFWHGHSFTANPLGCAAANASLDLLEKEPQKYLSFEEKHLSHLIKFKNLPYIKKVRVSGTIAAFDLDIGNKKGYFNNIGKEIKSLAMEQGLFIRPLGNVIYLLPPLCITNDQLEKSYWIIKQILDNL
- the bioD gene encoding dethiobiotin synthase → MRSQDSIVKFIICGTDTDIGKTLISSFFVKGLNSFYWKPIQSGIESQTDSQTVKKLAQVSKEKIIKEAYVFTKPLSPHWAAEIDQKTINFDKLKLPKVQGSLIVETAGGLMVPITRDFLQIDQIKQWNLPVILVCKSSLGTLNHTLLSIEALKRRNIEIVGLVVNGEKHLDNPKTLVDFSGIPLIAEFPYIKKMDSNNLDILWKELDIKNKLISILNSKIS
- a CDS encoding methyltransferase domain-containing protein, which gives rise to MIEMDNKQWNEKIKNNFNDAAYRYLEYSNIQKFFAEKIVKFIKELNPQKKGEWIDLGSGPGLLADEIEKKLSPQKVSRIDFSKKMLLENKLSSKKILWNLNNYLPPEVNNCSLLTSNFCIHWLNNPEKIIKNWFSKLIPGGYLIISYPTKDCFPEWKFTCKKVDIEYSGLNFLCSKELLKDFKSTEIHYSEKFNYLENFKDVYKLFRSIKNVGAQSTNCKRKTVKELKEIQKFWPKNYNNTVNLSWQIEIQIIKKL
- a CDS encoding DUF2997 domain-containing protein, giving the protein MPQKTLRFKIHQDGRVEETVEGFTGNSCNEATKNLEDALGKVTVKNKTSDAFISDQNENLNQLNTESNVTF
- a CDS encoding HEAT repeat domain-containing protein, with product MTKNKDPNKESLAEIAVDPDVLARELALELEMDPLEQIDKDAFSKGLNITQECNEALKMLKGNREERIQGLRVFCEYRDQRSFPFLLPLLDQPCPVERMSAVYALGRNPCPSAVQKLVSLLETDDNAYVRRATAWSLANYDNQIVLEPLINALKNDVAAVRLWSSSSLAEIGNVSFENAQLAAEQLLISLKIDNESGVRSNCIWSLSRLYEKLNNSFQEIFIDECTKIALFDKEPSVMEEAKTALDSMGMQGFYN
- a CDS encoding high light inducible protein gives rise to the protein MIKPEILPKRKLPRYGFHFYNERLNGRMAMLGFVALILTEFFLKHGLLLW
- a CDS encoding ferredoxin, with the translated sequence MDFPDPFDNFEENVEITGWEPVLGGQLAEKAVWVDEAKCIGCKYCVHVASNTFMVDEFHGRSRAIRQDGDSVDVIQEAIDTCPVDCINWVKFEELDDLENSLDRDMFQSFGKPPRMNKH